Genomic window (Eubalaena glacialis isolate mEubGla1 chromosome 6, mEubGla1.1.hap2.+ XY, whole genome shotgun sequence):
ATTCAGACAACGATAACggaaatgagaagaaaggaagaaatctaAGAGATCTCTCAGTAGAAAGATGGGTAGAGAAGCAGACGTGAATTTTCCATGTTAATACAAGTTGTAGCAGAAAGTCATTTGCATGTCATTTGCAAGAGAGCGAGAGAGACAGAAGTGAGAGGGAATACATCTTCGGGGAGAATTTAAACCAAAATTAGTCCCATAATATTAAAGAGAATAGAAATAGTTTAAATAGAGACTTCCTTTGCCTTCAATTACCTTTGGAAGAGCAAAAAAAGTCATTATTCATTTACCTGGAAATGTTGATCTTCAATTCCTCCATGTGGATGGACATCTGCCTAAGCTGATCCTTTAGAACACTGAAATTCTCTTCTTTAAgtctaatttcttcttctttggttTGAATAGCATCACTGAACTTCCTCTCCCATTTCTTGGCTTCATCTATCACCCTGTCCCGATCATCCTGGAGGGAAGACATGCTCTTAGTGAAAGCTGCAAGCTGGGCCACAGTACTATCCAAGTTTTCCTGAAGTTGCTTAACTTCCTTGTCTTTCTTGTTCAAAGTAACCTGAATCTCTCCAAATGTCTCTTCTAAGTGGATTTTTTCTCTATGCAAAGCATCCAGTTTCTCTTGCATATTCTTCTTCTCTTTCAGGTGTTTCTCCTCTACCTGCTCCAGTCTTCGCTCAAGATCTTCATCCTTTTGTTTCATTTGGCTTTTAACTGATTCTTTATTTGACTGAAGCTCCTTTTTCAACTTGAAATTGTCTGCTAGGACCCTTGCTGCTTCACTTTGAGTGTCATCTAGCAGTACTTTGAAGCTAGCTAATTCTGTTTCTGCCTTCTTGCGATGTTCATTGGCTTGAGACAGATTTTCTTTGGTTATTTCCAAATCTTTCTGGGACTCAGTCTGAACAAATTCTAAGGCCTTAACAGTTCTCTCCAGAGCACTGATTTTCTCTTGGTACCTAATGCAATCCTTCTGCAGCTGCTTTACttcttgctgtttttcttttaacagctCCTGAAGTTCCTTTGCATGACTTTTATTGCCAGGCCCTTTCTGAGcaccttgtattttctccatataTTCTTTTCGTATTTCTGATTCCACCTTAGTTTTCTCCTTGACTAACTGCTGCTTTTCTTCTTCCAATTCACTCACACACTTTTTAAGGTTCTGCATTTCAGATTCTAGTAACTCATTTTTGATTTGGGCATCTGTAACATCCTGATAATAATTCCCAATGCTTCCATTAAGTTCTGCTAATTGATTCATAAGCCTCTCTTCCAAatcatctttctcttcctctgctgTCTCCTTTAGCTTGGTAACTCTGGCAAGTTCTTCTTGGATTTGCTGATTTATCGAGTTTATTTTGGTTACTTCTTCCTGAAGCATTTTTAGTTCACCATCCTTTGCTGATATTTGACTCAATAAAGCAGCTCTCTCATTTTCTAAAGTCTGGCTAAATTCCTTGTCTTTCTGCTTGTCCTCCTCTAATTCAGTGATTCTTTCTTTGAGCTGATCCATCTGCTGTAGGTAATTATTAATTGCATCATGTAAGCTGACATTCTCACTTATATCAGGCTTGGCACTGTTCTCTGAATGAATGGATTCTGAATTTTCAGACCTTGGGTTCACACTTGGAGAGTTTTGCTCATGGGCCTCACCTGGAGCAGACTGGGTTGCCTCTTCAGTGACAACCATCCGGTTATCATGTTTCTCAGTGGCCTCCAGGCTAGCTTGTTTGGATACATTACCTTCTATCTGATGCTTCAAATCCTGAACCTCTTCACTTAAAGAGTCCTTCTCCATCATTAAAGCCTCAAACTCCTTAGAAAGGGTTTTATACTCTGTTTGGACCCTTTCTAGTTCCTCCTTCATGTCAGAATTGGAAGAAAGAAGTGCTTCCATACTATCTTTAGATGTACCTCCTGCAGGGTGTACCTCTGCTCTAAGCCTCTCATTCTCTTCTTCCAACTCTAGGATTTTCTGCTGTTTAGATTTAGCAAACTTTCTCATCTTTTCTTTCATCTCCTCCATTTCCTGTTTAGCTTCCTGCAActgcttttctgtctctttcttgtTTCCTTCTGTGCTTCTTAACTTGCCGTATAGTTCTTGCTTCTCTTGCCTCACAGTTTCTACCACATGCTGAATCCTTTCTGCCTCATTACTAACATTCTCATAGGACTGCAGAAGAATTTCATATTCCTTTTGTAACTCTTTGTGTTTCTCTTGCCACTCAGTGCTTTCTGCAATCTTAGAACATTTCAaagattcaatttctttcactAAGTTTTCCTTGTCTTCAGTAAGACCCTCCAGAGCTAATTTCAGACTTTCACAAGAACCATTGAGACTTTGATTTTCCATTaaagatctgtccatttctgcaaTGAGTTTGTCTCTTTCTTCCTGAAAAAGAGCTAACTTTCCTAAGAAtatatctttctctttattttgagcAGAAACTTGGTTTTCCACATCTGCCAGAGACTTGGTGAGATGTTCAGTGGTATCTCTGGCCAAAGACAACTCTTCTTGGAGacgtttgttttcttttagtacttcTTTTCGGGAAATAAGGGCAGCTTGCAGTTTCCTCTGTATTTGTTGCTTTGCTTTACTTTCTTCTCCACTCTCTTCTGGTTTCTGCTTCATTTCACAAAGCTCCACCTGCAACTGCTTTATCTTCTCATCATGTGCTTTGGCTTGCATTTCCAGCTGTGTATGTAGAGCCTTCACTAAATCCTCTTGTTCTGTTATCTCTGTCTGTACTTTAGTAAGGGCTGTTTCCTTCGCACTAAGCTGTCCAGAAAGGTATCtaacttcttcttcttttttgcttATGAGTTTTTGCAGTTCATCTAGTTCAGGCTGTAATTCTCTTAAACGTTCTAATCCAGTGATTTCTAGTTGACTGCTTTCCAGTTGTTGCCTCAGGCTTTCTGCGTGGGCTTCAGCTTCATGGGACGTTGCCTTCAGACTTTGCATTTCTAAATTCTGTTTATTTATCTGCTCTTGTAACTGAAATACCTCTTCTGATTTTTTAGTCAGCTCACTTACTGTAGAGCTAACCTTCAACTCTAACTCTTCTTTCTCAGCCTCTATTTCTTTCAGCTGTGTCTTAATCCGGGCAATAGCAGTATTGCCCTGCAGACCATTTGTATCTCCAGGATGAGAAGGCCAGTCTGGGCACAAGTCAGACTCTGAAGCAGGTTGAGCAGGTTGCTGCTCTGTGGCTTTGAATAAAGGTTCTTCTAAACCTTGACTGGGAGAACCTGGTTCCCGCTGGCCACTGCCTGGGAGTTTTCTGTCCGAAGATTCCTTTACTTGAATCTGTAGTTGCCTTAGTTGGTCCCCAATGTTCTCACTTTCCTTGCTTTGCTCATCAAACTGTTCTTGCAAGCGATTATAGTCATCTTTCTGTTGCTTGAGTTCCTCCCGAAGATGTCTTTCTTTCTCCTGTGCCTTTTTTAGAATCACCTTGCGAGAGGTTAATACTTCCTGTAGCTTCTTTTGAAGTTGCTCCTTTTCATTTTCAAGgtccactattttttcttccagttctggTTTCCAGTGTTCTCCACTACCTGCACCAAGTGGACTGATGGCTGCTGCTTCTTTTACAGGTGCTGCTGAGTCCCCATCACCTGCATCCTTGTTACCTGTGGTTAACTTTTGGATAACTGTTTGGTTTTCAATGATTTCTGCTTGGAGCAGATCTATTTGGTTTGTCTTCTCTTGCAAATTCTGATTCATCTGTTTGACCACAGCCTGTAACTGTTCTTCAGCTGCTGCCTTTTCTTCCAAATCCTTCCTTACGTGCTCTAGTTCCACTTCCTTCTCGGATATTACCTGTTTTAAAGATATTACCATTTCTATTTCTTGGCACTTAGAAGTCACACATTTTTCTAagtcttctttgctttctttatcTTCCTCCATTTCCCTCCTCTCACTCTCACTGAGTGGGGTGTCTTTCCTGGGTTCATATTTCACTTTGGCCAATTCCTCTTCTAATCTACTGACTCTCTGTAGAAGTTCCTTTCTGTTAATAAGAGCAGCCTggagctttctttttctctgctcactttctttctttacaaGGTCTAATTCATACTGAAGTTCTTCTTTACTTATTAGCCCTACTGGGTTCAGCTCATCATAATTCTGTTTAATGCCAGAAACTGTTTCTTTATCTTCTTCCACCTGCTCCTTTTTGGCCTCTTCAGCTCTGGATAATAAATTCAGCTGCTCTTTAAGTGTCTTAATTTCAACCCCAAGAGAAAACTTCTCTTCGTTAAGCTGAACCATTTTCTCCATCATACTAAAGCTGATTTCTGTCACTTGCTGATCCTTCTCCTCGATGGTTTGTTGGAGGATTTccacatctttctttttctctagtaaGAGTTGGTCCATTTTTGCTATTTCAAGTTCCTTCTGTGAAAGAGCCTGTGAAAGTTCTTCCACCTTATTTGAGATATCCCTCTCACGGTCTGCCCCCTCGAGCACTTCACTTTCCTTCTTCTGCAGCTGGCTCTGCAGGCTTTTGATCACTGTACTCTGCTTGGAAAACTGAACCTGCACATCATCCAGTTCGTTCTGTAAAACTTCAATCTTTACATCTTTAGATTTGGCTTCTATGCTGAGACTGTGGATCTGTTCAGTGAGCAAGTTGTGATGAGCAGTCTGGCTTTCATAGTCAAGTCTTCTTTGCCTTTCTGCTTCTGCAAGGTTCACTTCCAGTTGCTGTACCTGAGCCCTCAGTTCCGTTACCACACTAAGTTCCTTCACCTGAGAAAGAAGCTGGTCTCTTTCTTCAGACAAAGCAGTGAATGCACTATTGGTGTTTTCAGCATTTTTCTTAAACTGTTCAATCAGCTGGgttaggttgcctatttccttaGCTTTCTCATCTAAATTTTTCTCATAGATCTCTTCTGCTTTATGAAGGTTTAACTCAAGCTCCAAAATTTGACCTTTTAGCTTTTCCAATTCATCCTGGTGATACTGACAAATACCTGATACCACAGAAGGGgatttatcatcatcatcctgCTTTGCTGATTTTAATTCCATTCCAGTGTCATTTAAAGATATTTCCTCAGATGTTCTGTGTTGGTATTTAATGCtcatctgttcttctttctcagttgtTGGAAGACCGCTCTCTTCATTTGGCATGGGGGGAAAATGTTGCCCTGTATCTTCAAGCAATACTGTCATTTTAACTGGAGGTATTCCTTCACTCTCtgtctgtttcatttctttttggtcAAGGACTTCAGGGTCACCCTCTGCCCTTTTGCCTTGAAGCTGCAACTTAAGGAATGCAATCTCCTCTTGGGCTTCTTTCATTTCCAACAATAAAATGGATAGTTCTTTATGCTTCTGAGAAAATGTGTTCTCCAGGACATCTTGTCCACTTTCCTCAGCAGAAGAGCTGCTCTTGTTGAGCCTGGCAATATCAACCATGctcatctgtttttaaaaaaagaaagaaaaagcctcaATCAAATGTTTTATAGAAAAGAGCctaagtagggacttccctggtggtccagtggttaaggctccgcactcccaatgcaggggacccaggttcaatccctggtcagggaactaagatcccactaccgcaactaagccctcacgccacaactactgagcctgcacactctagagcctgtgcaccgcaactagagaagccggcgtgctgcaacgaagacccagtgcagccaaaataaataaatctccaatataaataaataataaataaataaatttattagaaagaaagaaagggagggagggagggagggagggaggaaggaaggaaggaaggagcctAAGTAAAAACTGGTATTTTGTGCATTTTCCAAAACCTAAAACTTTTCTGTCCAAACCTTCCTACCATAAAACtgctaaatacttttaaaatcagttttcccAACTTGGACCTCTGAGGGCATCCTGTCAATCCTGCACTGAGGTCATGTCATATTCATAAGACCTAAGGAaacctgagactcagtttctaaATATTCCTCACTTGGGAAACTTTCTTCAGATTAAAACTACTTATTTCTCCTAAGaactgcttaaaaataaaaagggaagcaggaaatgaattaaatttttgtttcatcCCATGCCAAGGAGGAAGTTAGGGATTCCTTTTCCTAAACTATCTATTGAAATGGGAAGTATTAGATAAGACAGCCATTAACAGACAAATATCAAACAACTTGATTGAGATGAATTACCAggataaaataatcaaaaaggaGTTCTGCTGGGGATTGGGAAGATATTATGGACCTGTTTTACAAAATATTAACCAAGTTACTATTACAAGGATTACTGTGTTAGACTGCTCAATCCACATAAATTATTCTATAATTGTTTTCTTGGGAAACAAAACCAGTGAATCTCATGgcaaagttattattttattaaatgagtttggggacatgggttcaatccctggtctgggaagatcccatatgccacagaaaaactaagcccgtgagccacaactactgagcctgtgctccagagcccgcgagccacaactactgaacccacgtgctgcaactactgaagcttgtgcgcctagaacccgtgctccacaacaagagaagccaccgcaatgagaagcccacgcaccgcaaagaagagtagcccctgctcgccacaactagagaaagcccacgcgcagcaacgaagacccaacacagccaaaaataaataaattaattaattttttaaaaaaaggaagttacaTTATTCCCCAAAGCCATTTATGAGTCTATCACTGACTTCTTGATTGGAAGGACAATTAAACACAGTACAGCTAACAGTACTCTTAAATCAGCAGAATATTGAGCAACCATACATTTCTCACAGTGATTTTTAGGTTATAAAAAGCACCATTCTCTGACGATACCCTTTTTAATATAATCCTAAGTGAAACTGTGCCAACTGGGGAAGGGGATTTGGGGAGAGACTAGAGACTTTATCTAATCTCTTCACTGAGACACTTTTCTGATATGGGTAAAGAAGCTGAAATAAATGATAACCTAGCATGAAAAATGGGTTATCAAATCCCAAGCAAGTGCTACTGTACTTGCGTTGGttctgaacaaacaaaaaaattccaaatatttagaaacaaatgagagtaaaagataaataataaccaTTACGACTCTTAAATCTCATTTTCCAGGTAATGTAATTCTCTGTCAACATTAGAAAATTGCAGAAAAGCTTAGGTTTGAAATTACCTCCCTTTGATTGAGCTCATATTCTG
Coding sequences:
- the GOLGB1 gene encoding golgin subfamily B member 1 isoform X1, with amino-acid sequence MLSRLSGLANVVLHELSGDETDENMRASLEPELPQESDMEFNDRTQEDVLERLAYAEQLVQELKEIIGQKDAQLQQKDEILQEERKAADNKIKKLKLHAKAKLTSLNKHIEEMKAQGGTVLSTEPQSEEQLSKHDKSSTEEEMEVEKIKHKLQEKEELISSLQAQLSQAQAEQATQFAKSSTEMEEFLMMKKQLQEKEELISTLQTQLSQTQAEQAAQLSSMQQVVREKDARFETQVRLHEDELLQLVTQADVETEMQQKLRVLQRKLEEHEEALLGRAQVVDLLQQELTAAEQRNQIFSQQLQQIEAEQSTLRNTIETERQESKILMEKMELEVAERKLSFHNLQEEMHHLLEQLEQAGQAQAELQSRYSALEQKHKTEMAEKTSHILSLRKTEQELHSACDALKDQNSKLLQDKSEQAAHSAQVIQQLEDQLQEKSEEINQFLNKATLLKHEIASQTSLPDVSNEGTQAVTEESIAFLQKRVVELENEKGALLFNSIELEELKAENEKLSSQITLLEAQKRTGEADRDVSEMSMVDIARLNKSSSSAEESGQDVLENTFSQKHKELSILLLEMKEAQEEIAFLKLQLQGKRAEGDPEVLDQKEMKQTESEGIPPVKMTVLLEDTGQHFPPMPNEESGLPTTEKEEQMSIKYQHRTSEEISLNDTGMELKSAKQDDDDKSPSVVSGICQYHQDELEKLKGQILELELNLHKAEEIYEKNLDEKAKEIGNLTQLIEQFKKNAENTNSAFTALSEERDQLLSQVKELSVVTELRAQVQQLEVNLAEAERQRRLDYESQTAHHNLLTEQIHSLSIEAKSKDVKIEVLQNELDDVQVQFSKQSTVIKSLQSQLQKKESEVLEGADRERDISNKVEELSQALSQKELEIAKMDQLLLEKKKDVEILQQTIEEKDQQVTEISFSMMEKMVQLNEEKFSLGVEIKTLKEQLNLLSRAEEAKKEQVEEDKETVSGIKQNYDELNPVGLISKEELQYELDLVKKESEQRKRKLQAALINRKELLQRVSRLEEELAKVKYEPRKDTPLSESERREMEEDKESKEDLEKCVTSKCQEIEMVISLKQVISEKEVELEHVRKDLEEKAAAEEQLQAVVKQMNQNLQEKTNQIDLLQAEIIENQTVIQKLTTGNKDAGDGDSAAPVKEAAAISPLGAGSGEHWKPELEEKIVDLENEKEQLQKKLQEVLTSRKVILKKAQEKERHLREELKQQKDDYNRLQEQFDEQSKESENIGDQLRQLQIQVKESSDRKLPGSGQREPGSPSQGLEEPLFKATEQQPAQPASESDLCPDWPSHPGDTNGLQGNTAIARIKTQLKEIEAEKEELELKVSSTVSELTKKSEEVFQLQEQINKQNLEMQSLKATSHEAEAHAESLRQQLESSQLEITGLERLRELQPELDELQKLISKKEEEVRYLSGQLSAKETALTKVQTEITEQEDLVKALHTQLEMQAKAHDEKIKQLQVELCEMKQKPEESGEESKAKQQIQRKLQAALISRKEVLKENKRLQEELSLARDTTEHLTKSLADVENQVSAQNKEKDIFLGKLALFQEERDKLIAEMDRSLMENQSLNGSCESLKLALEGLTEDKENLVKEIESLKCSKIAESTEWQEKHKELQKEYEILLQSYENVSNEAERIQHVVETVRQEKQELYGKLRSTEGNKKETEKQLQEAKQEMEEMKEKMRKFAKSKQQKILELEEENERLRAEVHPAGGTSKDSMEALLSSNSDMKEELERVQTEYKTLSKEFEALMMEKDSLSEEVQDLKHQIEGNVSKQASLEATEKHDNRMVVTEEATQSAPGEAHEQNSPSVNPRSENSESIHSENSAKPDISENVSLHDAINNYLQQMDQLKERITELEEDKQKDKEFSQTLENERAALLSQISAKDGELKMLQEEVTKINSINQQIQEELARVTKLKETAEEEKDDLEERLMNQLAELNGSIGNYYQDVTDAQIKNELLESEMQNLKKCVSELEEEKQQLVKEKTKVESEIRKEYMEKIQGAQKGPGNKSHAKELQELLKEKQQEVKQLQKDCIRYQEKISALERTVKALEFVQTESQKDLEITKENLSQANEHRKKAETELASFKVLLDDTQSEAARVLADNFKLKKELQSNKESVKSQMKQKDEDLERRLEQVEEKHLKEKKNMQEKLDALHREKIHLEETFGEIQVTLNKKDKEVKQLQENLDSTVAQLAAFTKSMSSLQDDRDRVIDEAKKWERKFSDAIQTKEEEIRLKEENFSVLKDQLRQMSIHMEELKINISRLEHDKQIWESKAQTEVQLQQKVCDTLQGENKELFSQLEETRHLYRSSQDELAKLESELKILRDQSTDLNNSLEKYKENKENLEGIIKQQEADIQNCKFSYEQLETDLQASRQLTSRLHEEINMKEQKIISLLSAKEQAVQVAVAELHQQHDKEIKELENLLSQEEEENTVLEEENKKAVDKTNQLMETLKNMKKENMQQKAQLNSFVKSMSSLQDDRDRIVGDYQQLEERHLSVILEKDQLIQDAATENNKLKEEIRCLRSHMDDLNSENAKLNAELIQYREDLNQVISRKDCQQKQLLEAQLQQTKEVKSEYAKLEEKLKESEEAKEELQRSSLALQEEKRGLSKEIENLKVSLSQLKKQLTALQEEGTLGIFQAQLKAKEEEVQKLNTTLSLSQKRVTELEEELVRVQKEAAKKVGEIEVKLKKELKHLHHDAGIMRNETETAEERVAELARDLVEMEQKLLMVTKENEDLTAQIQSFGRSMSSLQDSRDHANEEVEELKKKYEASLKELAQLREEQGLLSKERDVLVSKAAFPVNSTEDNSLPHLEKLNQQLLSKDDQLLHLSSQLEDSYNQVQSFSKAMASLQNERDRLLSELEKFRKSEEGKQRSAAPPATSPDEVQSLKKAMSSLQNDRDRLLKELKNLQQQYLQINQEITELRPLKAQLQEYQDKTKTFQIMQEELRQENLSWQHELHQLRMEKSSWEIHERRMKEQYLMAIADKDQQLSHLQNLMRELRSSSSLTETHKVQYQRQASPETPASLDGSQNLVYETERLRTQLNDSLKEIHQKELRIQQLNSKFSQLLEEKNTLSIQLCDTSQSLRENQQHYSDLFNHCAVLEKQVQELQVVSEKGPLNIDVAPGAPQEKNGAHRKGDPEELREPQLSFSEAQQQLCNTKQEMNELRKLLEEERDQKVAAEAALSMAEEQIRRLEHGEWDSARSPIIGSCGSQEQALLIDLTSNSCRRTRSGAGWKRVLRSLCHSRTRVPLLAAIYFLMVHVLLVLCFTGHL